One window of Leptotrichia sp. oral taxon 498 genomic DNA carries:
- a CDS encoding metal ABC transporter permease, translating to MNILNLLISDHTFRTVALGCLLLGMVSGILGCFAVLRKQSLLGDAVSHASLPGVCLAFLFTNVKNTEVLLLGALITGIVCIGLIQLIQNYTKIKFDSALALILSVFFGLGLVLLSYLNKLPGANKSGLNKFIFGQASTFIERDVNIIFITGIILLIIIILFWKEFKIVSFDSDFAKTLGFPSKKIEILISILIVTTVIIGIQAAGVILISAMLISPAVAARQWTDKLSIMVILAAFFGGISGLLGTLISISESNLPTGPVIVIVISIIVVVSILFSNKRGIVFKIIRNQKRKKEFRKKLKNKKIELNSLKINNLERGK from the coding sequence ATGAATATATTAAATCTTCTTATTTCTGATCATACTTTTAGAACAGTTGCACTTGGCTGTCTATTGCTTGGAATGGTTTCTGGAATACTTGGATGTTTTGCCGTTTTACGAAAGCAAAGTTTATTGGGAGATGCAGTTTCTCATGCTTCACTTCCTGGAGTTTGCTTAGCTTTTTTATTTACAAACGTGAAAAATACAGAAGTTTTGCTGCTAGGTGCTTTAATAACAGGAATTGTATGTATTGGTTTGATTCAATTAATTCAAAATTATACAAAAATAAAATTTGATAGTGCTTTGGCATTGATTTTATCGGTATTTTTTGGGTTAGGGCTAGTTTTACTTTCTTATTTGAATAAATTGCCAGGTGCAAATAAATCGGGATTAAATAAATTTATTTTTGGGCAAGCATCGACATTTATTGAAAGAGATGTAAATATTATCTTCATTACAGGGATTATTCTTCTAATTATAATTATTCTTTTCTGGAAGGAATTTAAAATTGTTTCATTTGACTCTGATTTTGCCAAAACATTGGGATTTCCAAGCAAGAAAATCGAAATATTAATTTCCATATTGATTGTAACAACCGTAATAATTGGTATTCAAGCGGCAGGAGTAATTTTAATAAGTGCGATGCTTATTTCTCCAGCAGTTGCAGCACGGCAATGGACAGACAAACTTTCGATTATGGTAATTTTGGCGGCGTTTTTTGGAGGAATATCAGGATTGCTTGGAACTTTAATCAGTATAAGTGAAAGTAATTTGCCAACTGGACCTGTTATCGTTATAGTTATAAGTATAATCGTGGTTGTTAGCATTCTTTTCTCAAACAAAAGAGGGATTGTATTTAAAATTATAAGAAATCAGAAAAGAAAAAAAGAATTTAGAAAAAAACTTAAAAATAAAAAAATAGAATTAAATAGTTTAAAAATAAATAATTTGGAAAGGGGGAAATAA
- a CDS encoding metal ABC transporter ATP-binding protein — translation MNQNVSDDIIIKVEDLTIAYEDKPVLWDVELGIKKGILMAIVGPNGAGKSTLIKAMLDLINPVTGEVKFYNEKYGKVRDKIAYVPQRGSVDWDFPTTVFDVVEMGRYGKVGWLKKVRKIDKEKTKEAIHKVEMDEFSDRQISQLSGGQQQRVFLARALVQDAEIYFMDEPFQGVDSKTEKSIVNILKKLRDEKKTVIVVHHDLQTVKDYFDYVTFINVSVIASGPVEEIFTPENIEKTYKSKKLTQDNKNHLEIEKED, via the coding sequence ATGAATCAAAATGTTTCTGATGATATTATTATAAAAGTTGAAGATTTAACAATAGCATATGAAGATAAACCTGTTTTATGGGATGTTGAGCTGGGTATCAAAAAAGGTATTCTTATGGCGATAGTGGGGCCGAATGGAGCTGGGAAATCTACTTTGATTAAGGCGATGCTTGATTTGATAAATCCTGTCACTGGCGAGGTGAAATTTTATAATGAAAAATACGGTAAAGTAAGGGATAAGATTGCTTATGTACCTCAGAGAGGAAGTGTTGACTGGGATTTTCCGACTACTGTGTTTGATGTTGTGGAAATGGGACGTTATGGAAAAGTTGGATGGTTAAAGAAAGTTAGAAAAATTGATAAGGAAAAAACAAAGGAAGCTATTCATAAAGTCGAAATGGATGAGTTTTCAGATAGGCAGATAAGCCAATTGTCTGGTGGACAGCAACAAAGGGTATTTTTGGCAAGAGCCTTAGTGCAAGATGCAGAAATATACTTTATGGATGAGCCTTTTCAAGGTGTTGATAGCAAAACTGAAAAATCTATTGTAAATATTCTAAAAAAATTACGTGATGAGAAAAAGACCGTAATTGTTGTTCATCATGATTTACAAACGGTAAAGGATTATTTTGACTATGTGACGTTTATAAATGTTTCTGTTATAGCTTCTGGCCCTGTAGAGGAAATTTTTACTCCTGAAAATATTGAAAAAACATATAAAAGTAAAAAATTAACTCAAGATAATAAAAATCATCTTGAAATCGAAAAGGAGGATTAA
- a CDS encoding metal ABC transporter solute-binding protein, Zn/Mn family encodes MSKNNVLTKLNLVIAVCVAMMLLISCGKGGASSGKKIKVTTTTTMLTDLVKTIGGDKVEVTGLMGEGVDPHLYSASAGDIEKLGNADIIVYGGLHLEGKMTEIFEKLTSQNKNILNVGDKLDKSKIHLVDQNTPDPHVWFNTELWEKEAEAIEAELSKYDPKNSNYYKENLKKYKAELNELTTYVKTRINEIPEKSRVLVTAHDAFNYFGEQFGLEVKAIQGVSTDSETGTKNISDLANFIVQRNIKAIFVESSVPKKSIEALQEAVKARGKEVKIGGELYSDSLGDKAHNSETYIKTVKANADTIVNALK; translated from the coding sequence ATGAGTAAAAACAACGTATTAACAAAATTAAACTTAGTAATCGCAGTATGTGTAGCAATGATGCTACTAATATCTTGTGGAAAAGGTGGAGCTTCATCAGGTAAAAAAATAAAAGTTACGACAACAACGACAATGCTTACTGACCTTGTAAAAACAATTGGTGGAGATAAAGTCGAAGTTACAGGACTTATGGGAGAAGGAGTAGATCCACATTTGTATAGTGCTAGTGCAGGAGATATTGAAAAACTTGGAAATGCTGACATCATAGTCTATGGTGGACTGCATTTGGAAGGTAAAATGACAGAAATTTTTGAAAAGTTAACTTCTCAAAACAAAAATATACTAAATGTTGGAGATAAACTGGATAAAAGTAAAATTCATCTAGTTGACCAAAATACTCCTGATCCGCATGTATGGTTCAATACAGAATTATGGGAAAAGGAAGCTGAGGCAATAGAAGCTGAATTAAGCAAATATGATCCTAAAAATAGTAATTACTACAAAGAAAATTTGAAAAAATACAAAGCTGAACTAAATGAACTTACAACTTATGTAAAAACAAGAATAAATGAAATTCCTGAAAAAAGTAGAGTTCTTGTAACAGCACACGATGCTTTTAACTACTTTGGAGAACAATTTGGATTGGAAGTAAAAGCTATACAAGGTGTTTCTACAGATTCTGAAACTGGTACAAAAAACATAAGTGACTTAGCTAATTTCATTGTACAAAGAAATATAAAAGCAATATTTGTTGAATCTTCTGTTCCGAAAAAAAGTATAGAAGCATTGCAGGAAGCTGTAAAAGCTAGAGGAAAAGAAGTTAAAATAGGTGGAGAATTGTATTCAGATTCGCTAGGAGATAAAGCACATAATTCTGAAACTTATATTAAAACAGTTAAGGCAAATGCTGATACAATTGTAAATGCATTAAAATAA